One Micromonospora craniellae genomic region harbors:
- a CDS encoding alpha/beta fold hydrolase: protein MKSPFSAARVRRALPTGRRAVAASVAVALLAVVVVWAVWPDRPSFRTESAMLTVRSGPNGDEPVDLDTTLYLPREAAAGRQVPAVLLAHGFGGTKNSVRTDAEDLADRGYAVLTWTARGFGRSGGQIHLDSPDHEVRDAQRLLDWLADRPEIRTDATGDPRVGVVGGSYGGALALLLAAQDQRVDAIVPMITWNDLSRSFLPESTGGEPTDGVFKSGWAGIFFGGGGATGSGPAGISGTGAETPEGAPGAGPPSPAPGQGPGTAPGAPTAGGLPDPSCGRFAADVCAAYLRIAATGQADQGAVDLLRRSSPAGVLDRIEAPTLLLQGAADTLFPLGEADANARGIAANGTPVRVAWFTGGHDGGSGPQTDSDRVKFLTAQWLDHYVAGTGDAPGDTFTFSRIAGFDAMDRGLVATGYRTDDYPGLGGDSRREVAVAGPPQPVANPPGGNPAAISSVPFAGSLSSLLSGVAGDIPGQHARFESEPLAEAVDIVGAPTVSLRAASSSGEAVLFAKLYVVDPEGAATLPSGLIAPIRLSGLPATVDAAEPVTVTLPAIVHRVEAGHRLRLVVATSDQAYTTPIEPAVYTVAVGDTPVSLPTVDSDPIPTEAALWRWVLVGLIAAIVIGLVVLVAVLRLRHRRQDTSIHPEYADTPLAVRHLRKEYADGFVAVSEVDFEVHPGQVVGLLGPNGAGKTTTLRVLMGLTQPTAGEIYVFGHRLVPGSPVLSRIGALVEGPGFLPHLSGLENLKAYWRATGRPEADAHFAQALEIAGLGSSVHRRVRKYSHGMRQRLAIAQAMLGLPELLVLDEPTDGLDPPQIAEMRRVLQRYATDGRAVLVSSHLLAEVEQTCTHAVVVNKGRIVASGPVEEIVGDSPSVLFEVSDPTAARDVLNDLGGVRVLDDADGHLVVDTNGTARSEVVAELVRAGIGVDRVVPRRRLEDAFLALVGENSRGSGDR from the coding sequence ATGAAATCGCCGTTCTCGGCCGCGCGGGTTCGCCGTGCCCTGCCCACCGGCCGCCGGGCCGTCGCCGCGTCAGTGGCCGTCGCCTTGCTGGCGGTGGTGGTCGTCTGGGCGGTGTGGCCGGACCGGCCGAGCTTCCGGACCGAGTCCGCGATGCTCACCGTGCGATCCGGGCCGAACGGCGACGAGCCCGTCGACCTGGACACCACGCTGTACCTGCCGCGCGAGGCCGCCGCCGGCCGGCAGGTGCCCGCCGTGCTGCTCGCGCACGGGTTCGGCGGCACCAAGAACTCGGTCCGCACCGACGCCGAGGACCTGGCCGACCGGGGTTACGCGGTGTTGACCTGGACGGCCCGGGGCTTCGGCCGCAGCGGTGGTCAGATCCACCTGGACAGCCCCGACCACGAGGTGCGCGACGCGCAACGACTGCTGGACTGGCTGGCCGACCGCCCGGAGATCCGGACCGACGCGACCGGTGACCCCCGGGTCGGCGTGGTCGGCGGCTCCTACGGCGGCGCGCTGGCACTGCTGCTCGCCGCTCAGGACCAGCGGGTGGACGCGATCGTCCCGATGATCACCTGGAACGACCTGTCCCGCTCCTTCCTACCGGAGAGCACCGGTGGGGAGCCGACCGACGGGGTGTTCAAGTCCGGCTGGGCCGGCATCTTCTTCGGAGGCGGCGGCGCCACCGGCTCCGGGCCGGCCGGGATCTCCGGCACCGGCGCCGAGACGCCGGAGGGCGCGCCGGGCGCCGGGCCACCCAGTCCCGCGCCGGGCCAGGGGCCCGGCACCGCACCCGGCGCCCCAACCGCCGGCGGTCTGCCCGATCCTTCCTGCGGCCGGTTCGCCGCCGACGTCTGCGCCGCGTACCTGCGCATCGCCGCCACCGGCCAGGCCGACCAGGGCGCCGTCGACCTGCTGCGCCGGTCCAGCCCGGCCGGCGTGCTGGACCGGATCGAGGCGCCCACCCTGCTGCTCCAGGGCGCGGCCGACACCCTCTTCCCGCTCGGCGAGGCCGACGCCAACGCCCGGGGCATCGCCGCTAACGGCACCCCGGTGCGGGTCGCCTGGTTCACCGGTGGCCACGACGGCGGCTCCGGACCGCAGACCGACTCCGACCGGGTGAAGTTCCTGACCGCACAGTGGCTCGACCACTACGTCGCGGGGACCGGGGACGCGCCGGGCGACACCTTCACCTTCTCCCGGATCGCCGGCTTCGACGCGATGGACCGGGGGCTGGTCGCCACCGGCTACCGCACTGACGACTACCCGGGGCTCGGCGGCGACTCCCGCCGCGAGGTGGCCGTGGCCGGGCCGCCCCAGCCGGTGGCCAACCCGCCCGGCGGCAATCCCGCCGCGATCTCCTCCGTACCGTTCGCCGGCTCGTTGAGTTCGCTGCTCAGCGGGGTGGCCGGCGACATTCCCGGGCAGCACGCCCGGTTCGAGTCCGAGCCGCTGGCCGAGGCGGTCGACATCGTCGGCGCGCCGACCGTGTCGCTGCGCGCCGCGTCGAGCAGCGGCGAGGCGGTCCTCTTCGCCAAGCTCTACGTGGTCGACCCGGAGGGGGCGGCCACCCTGCCCAGCGGGCTGATCGCGCCGATCCGGCTCAGCGGCCTGCCGGCCACCGTCGACGCCGCCGAGCCGGTCACCGTGACCCTGCCGGCGATCGTGCACCGGGTGGAGGCCGGGCACCGGCTCCGGCTCGTGGTGGCCACCTCGGACCAGGCGTACACCACTCCGATCGAGCCGGCCGTGTACACGGTCGCGGTCGGCGACACACCGGTGAGCCTGCCCACGGTCGACAGCGACCCGATCCCCACCGAGGCGGCGCTCTGGCGTTGGGTGCTGGTCGGGCTGATCGCCGCGATCGTGATCGGGCTCGTCGTGCTCGTCGCCGTGTTGCGCCTGCGGCACCGTCGCCAGGACACCTCGATCCACCCCGAGTACGCGGACACCCCGCTGGCCGTGCGCCATCTGCGCAAGGAGTACGCCGACGGCTTCGTCGCCGTTTCCGAGGTGGATTTCGAGGTGCACCCCGGTCAGGTGGTCGGCCTGCTCGGGCCCAACGGCGCCGGCAAGACCACCACCCTGCGGGTACTGATGGGGCTGACCCAGCCGACCGCCGGGGAGATCTACGTCTTCGGGCACCGGCTGGTGCCCGGCTCGCCGGTGCTCTCCCGGATCGGCGCGCTCGTCGAAGGGCCCGGGTTCCTGCCGCACCTGTCCGGCCTGGAGAACCTCAAGGCGTACTGGCGGGCGACCGGGCGGCCGGAGGCCGACGCGCACTTCGCACAGGCGCTGGAGATCGCCGGGTTGGGCTCGTCGGTACATCGGCGGGTCCGTAAGTACAGCCACGGGATGCGGCAGCGGTTGGCCATCGCCCAGGCCATGCTCGGCCTGCCCGAGCTGCTGGTGCTCGACGAGCCGACCGACGGGCTGGACCCGCCGCAGATCGCCGAGATGCGTCGGGTGCTCCAGCGGTACGCCACCGACGGCCGCGCGGTGCTGGTCTCCAGTCACCTGCTCGCCGAGGTGGAGCAGACCTGCACGCACGCCGTGGTGGTCAACAAGGGCCGGATCGTCGCCTCCGGGCCGGTGGAGGAGATTGTCGGCGACTCGCCCAGCGTGCTGTTCGAGGTGAGCGACCCGACCGCGGCCCGGGACGTGCTCAACGACCTCGGCGGCGTACGGGTGCTGGACGACGCCGACGGGCACCTGGTGGTGGACACCAACGGCACCGCCCGCAGCGAGGTGGTCGCCGAGCTGGTCCGGGCCGGTATCGGGGTGGACCGGGTGGTGCCCCGGCGCCGCCTGGAGGACGCGTTCCTCGCCCTGGTGGGCGAGAACTCTCGGGGAAGCGGGGACCGGTGA
- a CDS encoding ABC transporter permease: protein MAGSTVQPTREESGVAPSGAAAGYRPSRTLPFGAEFRRQAARRRTQLALGFMVLLPLIILIAFQFDSGDDDNGRGEFGSLVSFATSGGLNFTLFTIFVSASFLLVVVVALFCGDTVASEASWGSLRYLLAVPVPRARLLTVKLLVALAYSAFALLLLAGTALLIGTLRYGWSPLRSTVAAQLEPGEGLLRLLAVLGYLAVVLLVVAGLAFLLSVVTDAALGAVGGAVLLWILSSILDQITALGAIRSFLPTHYSTAWLGLLSTPVQTDDIVRGAISAICYATLFWGLAFWRFTRKDITS from the coding sequence ATGGCGGGATCGACCGTGCAGCCGACGCGGGAGGAGTCCGGGGTGGCTCCGTCGGGAGCCGCCGCCGGCTACCGGCCGTCGAGGACGCTGCCGTTCGGGGCCGAGTTCCGCCGACAGGCGGCGCGGCGGCGTACCCAGTTGGCGCTCGGTTTCATGGTGCTGCTGCCGCTGATCATCCTGATCGCCTTCCAGTTCGACTCGGGTGACGACGACAACGGTCGGGGCGAGTTCGGCAGCCTCGTCTCGTTCGCCACCTCGGGCGGGCTGAACTTCACCCTGTTCACCATCTTCGTCTCCGCCTCGTTCCTGCTGGTCGTGGTGGTGGCGCTGTTCTGCGGCGACACGGTGGCCAGCGAGGCGAGCTGGGGCAGCCTGCGCTACCTGTTGGCGGTGCCGGTGCCCCGGGCCCGGCTGCTGACAGTGAAGCTGCTGGTGGCGCTCGCCTACTCGGCGTTCGCGCTGCTGCTGCTGGCCGGCACGGCCCTGCTGATCGGCACCCTCCGGTACGGCTGGTCACCGCTTCGCAGTACCGTCGCCGCGCAGCTCGAACCCGGTGAGGGGCTGCTCCGCCTGCTCGCGGTGCTCGGCTACCTGGCCGTCGTCCTGCTGGTCGTCGCCGGTCTGGCGTTCCTGCTCTCGGTGGTCACCGACGCCGCGCTGGGCGCGGTGGGCGGTGCGGTGCTGCTGTGGATCCTGTCCAGCATCCTGGACCAGATCACCGCGCTCGGCGCGATCCGGTCGTTTCTGCCGACCCACTACAGCACCGCCTGGCTGGGGTTGCTCTCCACGCCGGTGCAGACCGACGACATCGTCCGAGGCGCCATCTCGGCGATCTGCTACGCCACCCTCTTCTGGGGGCTCGCCTTCTGGCGCTTCACCCGCAAGGACATCACCAGCTGA
- a CDS encoding DoxX family protein, which translates to MRTDRFGGPALSLFRMVIGLLFLCHGLSSLFGVFGGARGSGEPVPLGTWPGWWAALIQAVCGALVLVGLFTRPAALLASGSMAYAYFVVHQPEALLPLRNHGELSVLFCWSFLLIAALGPGSWALDNLLRQRNGAALDLKAAERRSVPA; encoded by the coding sequence ATGCGTACTGATCGGTTCGGCGGGCCGGCTCTGTCCCTGTTCCGTATGGTCATCGGCCTGCTGTTTCTCTGCCACGGGTTGTCGTCTCTGTTCGGCGTCTTCGGCGGTGCCCGGGGAAGCGGTGAACCTGTCCCCCTCGGCACGTGGCCGGGTTGGTGGGCCGCGCTGATCCAGGCTGTCTGCGGTGCCCTGGTGCTCGTCGGCCTCTTCACACGACCGGCGGCCCTGCTGGCGTCGGGCTCGATGGCCTACGCCTACTTCGTCGTCCACCAGCCCGAGGCGCTGCTGCCGCTGCGCAACCACGGTGAGCTGTCCGTGCTGTTCTGCTGGTCGTTCCTGCTGATCGCGGCCCTCGGTCCGGGCAGCTGGGCGCTGGACAACCTGCTGCGCCAGCGCAACGGGGCCGCACTGGACCTGAAGGCGGCCGAACGCAGGTCCGTGCCGGCCTGA
- the thrC gene encoding threonine synthase, whose product MTSTLAPTGIDTTASPARALVCRACSARYPLAAQHACYECFGPLEVDYDPAALATVTREQIEAGPQNIWRYAALLPAGQDPATRVTLDPGFTPLVAADQLAAELGITGPLWIKDDSANPTHSFKDRVVSVALTAARALGFSRFACASTGNLANSVAAHAARAGTASVVFIPSDLEQGKVVTTAVYGGDLVAIDGSYDDVNRLCGELVETDEFEDTAFVNVNVRPYYAEGSKTLGYEVAEQLGWRIPAQVVIPMASGELLTKVDKAFSELVEIGLVEAPVGGWKVFGAQSAGCNPIATALHGGGDTITPVKPTGIAKSLNIGDPAAGLYALEAVRRTDGWMDYADDDEIRAAVRLLARTTGVFAETAGGVTVAVLRKLVESGKLDPTAETVVYNTGEGLKTLDAVAGEVGPTHRIKPSLRAARDAGLLG is encoded by the coding sequence ATGACGTCGACGCTCGCCCCTACCGGGATCGATACCACCGCAAGCCCCGCCCGCGCCCTGGTCTGTCGCGCCTGTTCCGCCCGTTACCCGCTGGCCGCGCAGCACGCCTGTTACGAGTGTTTCGGCCCGCTGGAGGTCGACTACGACCCGGCGGCCCTCGCCACCGTGACCCGTGAGCAGATCGAGGCGGGCCCACAGAACATCTGGCGCTACGCGGCGCTGCTCCCCGCCGGCCAGGACCCGGCCACCCGGGTCACCCTGGACCCCGGTTTCACGCCGCTGGTCGCCGCCGACCAGCTTGCCGCCGAACTGGGCATCACTGGCCCGCTCTGGATCAAGGACGACAGCGCCAACCCCACCCACTCGTTCAAGGACCGGGTCGTCTCGGTCGCGCTGACCGCCGCCCGGGCGCTCGGCTTCTCCCGGTTCGCCTGCGCCTCCACCGGCAACCTGGCCAACTCCGTGGCCGCCCACGCGGCCCGGGCCGGCACCGCGTCTGTGGTCTTCATCCCCAGTGACCTGGAGCAGGGCAAGGTCGTGACCACCGCCGTCTACGGTGGCGACCTGGTCGCCATCGACGGTTCGTACGACGACGTGAACCGGCTCTGCGGCGAGCTGGTGGAGACCGACGAGTTCGAGGACACCGCCTTCGTCAACGTCAACGTCCGGCCGTACTACGCCGAGGGCTCCAAGACGCTCGGCTACGAGGTCGCCGAGCAGCTCGGCTGGCGGATTCCGGCCCAGGTGGTCATCCCGATGGCCTCCGGTGAGCTGCTCACCAAGGTCGACAAGGCGTTCAGCGAGCTGGTCGAGATCGGCCTGGTCGAGGCGCCGGTCGGCGGGTGGAAGGTCTTCGGCGCCCAGTCGGCCGGCTGCAACCCGATCGCCACCGCCCTGCATGGGGGCGGCGACACCATCACCCCGGTCAAGCCGACCGGGATCGCCAAGTCGCTCAACATCGGCGACCCGGCGGCCGGCCTGTACGCCCTGGAAGCGGTACGTCGTACCGACGGCTGGATGGACTACGCCGACGACGACGAGATCCGTGCCGCCGTGCGGTTGCTGGCGCGTACCACCGGGGTCTTCGCCGAGACGGCCGGCGGGGTGACCGTGGCGGTGCTGCGCAAGCTGGTCGAGTCCGGGAAGCTGGACCCGACCGCGGAGACGGTGGTCTACAACACCGGCGAGGGGCTCAAGACGCTCGACGCCGTCGCCGGCGAGGTCGGGCCGACCCACCGGATCAAGCCGTCGCTGCGGGCCGCCCGCGACGCTGGCCTGCTCGGCTGA
- a CDS encoding GNAT family N-acetyltransferase: MAITISSFGAGDESAIEQAFRVGADYFATDLPDYPPFGRRRFTSLFHQPMPGTETLALLAHVDGTPAGYLLLDLPKLDNTENASAELVVHPDRRRQGVGRALFERGLRVLRERGRRRVSATSRAHLRGEPDRPAPATHFAATVGAVDALVDVRRRLHLAELDQAALDTLLADARSRATDYEVLFWRGNTPDDLIADVAYLDGRLLADAPMGDLAWEPEQVDADRVRGTERALQARGKRRYHAGVRHRESGRLVAWTLLDMSPTADWHAFQQITIVDPEHRGHRLGLLVKIENLRHLLDHEPAVQVIDTFNADRNGHMISINEQIGFRVMDRWSNWQLDV, encoded by the coding sequence ATGGCCATCACCATCAGCTCCTTCGGTGCCGGCGACGAGTCGGCCATCGAGCAGGCGTTCCGGGTCGGCGCCGACTACTTCGCCACTGACCTGCCGGACTACCCCCCGTTCGGTCGGCGGCGGTTCACCTCGTTGTTCCACCAGCCGATGCCAGGCACCGAGACCCTCGCCCTGCTGGCCCACGTCGACGGCACCCCCGCCGGCTACCTGCTGCTCGACCTGCCGAAGCTCGACAACACCGAGAACGCCTCGGCCGAGCTCGTCGTCCATCCGGACCGCCGCCGCCAGGGAGTCGGTCGGGCGCTGTTCGAACGCGGCCTGCGCGTGCTGCGCGAGCGCGGCCGGAGACGGGTCAGCGCGACGAGCCGGGCGCACCTGCGCGGCGAGCCCGACCGGCCCGCCCCGGCCACCCATTTCGCCGCCACCGTCGGCGCGGTCGACGCCCTGGTCGACGTTCGGCGGCGACTGCACCTCGCCGAGCTGGACCAGGCCGCCCTGGACACGTTGCTGGCCGATGCCCGGTCCCGGGCCACCGACTACGAGGTGCTGTTCTGGCGCGGGAACACGCCGGACGATCTGATCGCCGACGTGGCGTACCTGGATGGGCGGCTGCTGGCCGACGCGCCCATGGGCGACCTGGCGTGGGAACCCGAGCAGGTCGACGCGGATCGGGTGCGCGGCACCGAGCGGGCGCTCCAGGCGCGCGGCAAGCGGCGCTACCACGCGGGCGTACGGCACCGGGAGTCCGGCCGACTGGTCGCCTGGACCCTGCTCGACATGTCACCGACCGCCGACTGGCACGCCTTCCAGCAGATCACCATCGTCGACCCCGAACACCGTGGGCACCGCCTCGGCCTGCTCGTGAAGATCGAGAATCTTCGTCACCTGCTCGACCACGAACCGGCCGTCCAGGTGATCGACACCTTCAACGCGGACCGCAACGGCCACATGATCTCGATCAATGAGCAGATCGGTTTCCGGGTGATGGACCGCTGGAGCAACTGGCAGCTCGACGTCTGA
- the paaN gene encoding phenylacetic acid degradation protein PaaN: MTETPHPLYDRHRDTLDRALTAITERGYWSAYPESPSPRVYGETAAADGKAAFEAYLGGDFPLDQPGDGDRVATETSPFGVTLDVRYPHATADQLVAAATAALPAWRDAGPQARVGVCLEILDRLHKHVFELANAVQFTSGQAFVMAFQAGGAHALDRALEAVAYAYAEMTRHPGTAAWEKAAGKGDPLRMTKTFHVVPRGVALVIGCNTFPTWNSYPGLFASLVTGNPVVVKPHPRAVLPLAVTVRYAREVLAEAGFDPNLVLLAPEAPGEKLASTLALHPAVKIVDFTGSTEYGDWLEANARQAAVYTEKAGLNTVVVDSTDDFAGMCRNLGFTLTLYSGQMCTTSQNIFIPRDGIDTDQGHRSFDEVAAGIAAAVGKLTADPARGVELTGTIVNDGVLDRLDEVTKVGTPVLESRTVTHPSFPDAVVRTPTVVKLDASDTATYSREWFGPISFAIATDSTAHSLDILRATVGEKGALTAAVYSSDEAVLAAAESAAIEVGVHLSGNLTGGVFVNQSAAFSDFHGSGANAAANSALTDGAYVANRFRIVQSRRHA; the protein is encoded by the coding sequence ATGACGGAGACCCCGCACCCCCTGTACGACAGGCACCGCGACACCCTCGACCGCGCGCTGACCGCCATCACGGAGCGCGGGTACTGGTCCGCCTATCCGGAGTCACCCAGCCCCCGGGTGTACGGCGAGACCGCCGCCGCCGACGGCAAGGCCGCCTTCGAGGCGTATCTGGGCGGAGACTTCCCGCTCGACCAGCCGGGCGACGGCGACCGGGTTGCCACCGAGACCAGCCCGTTCGGGGTGACGCTGGACGTCCGCTATCCGCACGCCACCGCCGACCAGCTCGTCGCCGCCGCGACCGCCGCTCTGCCCGCGTGGCGTGACGCCGGTCCGCAGGCGCGGGTCGGGGTCTGCCTGGAGATCCTCGACCGGCTGCACAAGCACGTTTTCGAACTGGCCAACGCGGTGCAGTTCACCAGCGGACAGGCGTTCGTGATGGCCTTCCAGGCCGGTGGCGCGCACGCGCTCGACCGGGCGCTGGAGGCCGTCGCCTACGCGTACGCGGAGATGACCCGGCACCCGGGGACCGCCGCCTGGGAGAAGGCCGCCGGCAAGGGCGACCCGCTGCGGATGACCAAGACGTTCCACGTCGTGCCGCGAGGCGTCGCCCTGGTCATCGGCTGCAACACGTTCCCGACCTGGAACTCCTACCCGGGCCTGTTCGCCTCGCTGGTCACCGGCAACCCGGTGGTGGTCAAGCCGCACCCGCGCGCCGTACTCCCGCTGGCCGTGACGGTGCGCTACGCCCGGGAGGTACTCGCCGAGGCCGGTTTCGACCCGAACCTGGTCCTGCTGGCCCCGGAGGCGCCCGGCGAGAAGCTGGCCTCGACCCTGGCCCTGCACCCGGCCGTCAAGATCGTGGACTTCACCGGTTCCACGGAGTACGGCGACTGGCTGGAGGCCAACGCCCGCCAGGCGGCGGTCTACACCGAGAAGGCCGGACTCAACACGGTCGTGGTCGACTCCACCGACGACTTCGCCGGCATGTGCCGCAACCTCGGCTTCACCCTGACGCTCTACAGCGGCCAGATGTGCACCACCTCGCAGAACATCTTCATCCCCCGGGACGGCATCGACACCGACCAGGGACACAGAAGCTTCGACGAGGTGGCCGCCGGGATCGCCGCCGCCGTCGGCAAGCTCACCGCCGACCCGGCGCGCGGGGTCGAGCTGACCGGCACCATCGTCAACGACGGTGTCCTGGACCGCCTCGACGAGGTCACCAAGGTCGGTACGCCGGTGCTGGAGTCGCGTACCGTCACGCACCCGTCGTTCCCGGACGCGGTGGTCCGTACGCCCACCGTCGTCAAGCTGGACGCGAGCGACACCGCGACCTACTCGCGGGAGTGGTTCGGGCCCATCTCCTTCGCCATCGCCACCGACTCCACCGCGCACAGCCTGGACATCCTCCGCGCGACCGTGGGGGAGAAGGGCGCGCTGACCGCGGCCGTCTACTCCAGCGACGAGGCGGTGCTGGCCGCTGCCGAGAGCGCCGCGATCGAGGTCGGGGTGCACCTGTCCGGCAACCTCACCGGCGGGGTCTTCGTGAACCAGTCGGCGGCGTTCTCCGACTTCCACGGCAGCGGGGCGAACGCGGCGGCCAACTCGGCGCTCACCGACGGAGCTTACGTCGCCAACCGCTTCCGCATCGTGCAGAGTCGGCGGCACGCCTAG
- a CDS encoding GNAT family N-acetyltransferase has product MASTIDGTGTLRAAVRRVERTDAARARALRLEMLADAPLAFLETIAEAAARPHAEYAARIAQVSAGTHTAQFVADPGGRLVGHAGGVAHPTELAVTVVYAVYVTPAWRGTGLLADLVDAVGAWSRDCGRRELMLEVVVGNDRAYRAYQRIGFVDTGVRVPHPTVPALRELQMRRCA; this is encoded by the coding sequence ATGGCGAGCACCATCGACGGGACCGGCACGCTGCGGGCGGCCGTCCGCCGGGTCGAGCGGACGGACGCCGCCCGGGCGCGGGCCCTACGTCTGGAGATGCTCGCCGACGCTCCGCTGGCCTTCCTGGAGACGATCGCGGAGGCCGCCGCCCGCCCGCACGCCGAGTACGCCGCCCGGATCGCCCAGGTCTCGGCCGGCACGCACACCGCCCAGTTCGTGGCGGATCCCGGCGGTCGACTGGTCGGGCACGCGGGCGGTGTCGCCCACCCCACGGAACTCGCGGTCACCGTGGTCTACGCGGTCTACGTCACCCCGGCCTGGCGCGGCACCGGCCTGCTCGCAGACCTGGTCGACGCGGTGGGCGCCTGGTCCCGCGACTGCGGGCGGCGGGAGCTGATGCTCGAAGTGGTGGTGGGCAACGACCGCGCCTACCGGGCCTACCAGCGGATCGGCTTCGTCGACACCGGTGTACGGGTTCCGCACCCGACCGTCCCCGCCCTCCGCGAACTCCAGATGCGTCGCTGCGCATAG
- a CDS encoding cold-shock protein encodes MAQGTVKWFNAEKGYGFIAVDGGQDVFVHFSAIEMDGYKALDDGQRVEFEIAQGQKGPQAERVRVI; translated from the coding sequence GTGGCACAGGGCACCGTGAAGTGGTTCAACGCCGAAAAAGGCTATGGCTTCATCGCCGTCGACGGCGGGCAGGACGTCTTCGTCCACTTCTCCGCGATCGAGATGGACGGCTACAAGGCGCTGGACGACGGCCAGCGGGTGGAGTTCGAGATCGCCCAAGGTCAGAAGGGCCCTCAAGCCGAGCGGGTACGCGTCATCTGA
- the groL gene encoding chaperonin GroEL (60 kDa chaperone family; promotes refolding of misfolded polypeptides especially under stressful conditions; forms two stacked rings of heptamers to form a barrel-shaped 14mer; ends can be capped by GroES; misfolded proteins enter the barrel where they are refolded when GroES binds) codes for MAKMIAFDEEARRGLERGMNQLADAVKVTLGPKGRNVVLEKKWGAPTITNDGVSIAKEIELEDPYEKIGAELVKEVAKKTDDVAGDGTTTATVLAQALVREGLRNVAAGANPMALKRGIESAVASVSEELLKLAKDVETKEQIASTASISAGDNTVGEIIAEAMDKVGKEGVITVEESNTFGLELELTEGMRFDKGYISAYFMTDPERMEAVFDDPYILIANSKISSVKDLLPILEKVMQGGKPLLIIAEDLEGEALATLVVNKVRGTFKSVAVKAPGFGDRRKAMLTDIAILTGGQVISEEVGLKLDAAGLDMLGRARKVVVTKDETTIVDGAGDAEQIQGRVNQIRAEIDKSDSDYDREKLQERLAKLAGGVAVIKVGAATEVELKERKHRIEDAVRNAKAAVEEGIVPGGGVALVQAGKTAFDKLDLAGDEATGAQIVKIALDAPLRQIAVNAGLEGGVVVERVRNLDAGHGLNAASGEYVDLLAAGIIDPAKVTRSALQNAASIAALFLTTEAVVADKPEKAPAAPAGPGGGDMDF; via the coding sequence ATGGCCAAGATGATCGCGTTCGACGAAGAGGCTCGCCGCGGCCTCGAGCGGGGCATGAACCAGCTCGCCGACGCCGTGAAGGTGACCCTCGGCCCCAAGGGCCGCAACGTCGTGCTCGAGAAGAAGTGGGGTGCCCCCACCATCACCAACGATGGTGTGAGCATCGCCAAGGAGATCGAGCTCGAGGACCCGTACGAGAAGATCGGCGCCGAGCTGGTCAAGGAGGTCGCCAAGAAGACCGACGACGTGGCCGGTGACGGCACGACGACGGCGACCGTCCTGGCCCAGGCTCTCGTTCGCGAGGGTCTGCGCAACGTGGCCGCCGGCGCCAACCCGATGGCCCTCAAGCGGGGCATCGAGTCGGCCGTGGCCAGCGTCTCGGAGGAGCTGCTGAAGCTCGCCAAGGACGTCGAGACCAAGGAGCAGATCGCCTCCACCGCCTCCATCTCCGCCGGTGACAACACCGTCGGTGAGATCATCGCCGAGGCGATGGACAAGGTGGGCAAGGAAGGCGTCATCACCGTCGAGGAGAGCAACACCTTCGGGCTGGAGCTGGAGCTCACCGAGGGCATGCGCTTCGACAAGGGCTACATCTCGGCCTACTTCATGACCGACCCGGAGCGTATGGAGGCCGTCTTCGACGACCCGTACATCCTGATCGCCAACAGCAAGATCTCGTCGGTCAAGGACCTGCTCCCGATCCTGGAGAAGGTCATGCAGGGCGGCAAGCCGCTGCTGATCATCGCCGAGGACCTGGAGGGCGAGGCCCTGGCCACCCTGGTGGTCAACAAGGTCCGGGGCACCTTCAAGTCGGTCGCCGTCAAGGCGCCGGGCTTCGGTGACCGCCGCAAGGCCATGCTGACCGACATCGCCATCCTCACCGGTGGCCAGGTCATCAGCGAGGAGGTCGGCCTCAAGCTGGACGCCGCCGGTCTCGACATGCTGGGCCGCGCCCGCAAGGTCGTGGTGACCAAGGACGAGACCACCATCGTCGACGGTGCCGGTGACGCCGAGCAGATCCAGGGCCGGGTGAACCAGATCCGGGCCGAGATCGACAAGAGCGACTCCGACTACGACCGGGAGAAGCTGCAGGAGCGGCTGGCCAAGCTGGCTGGCGGTGTTGCGGTGATCAAGGTCGGCGCGGCCACCGAGGTCGAGCTCAAGGAGCGCAAGCACCGCATCGAGGACGCCGTGCGCAACGCCAAGGCCGCCGTCGAGGAGGGCATCGTCCCGGGTGGTGGTGTCGCGCTGGTGCAGGCCGGCAAGACCGCCTTCGACAAGCTGGACCTGGCCGGCGACGAGGCGACCGGCGCGCAGATCGTCAAGATCGCGCTGGACGCCCCGCTGCGGCAGATCGCCGTCAACGCCGGCCTGGAGGGTGGCGTCGTCGTCGAGCGCGTCCGCAACCTCGACGCCGGCCACGGCCTCAACGCCGCGTCCGGTGAGTACGTGGACCTGCTGGCCGCGGGCATCATCGACCCGGCCAAGGTGACCCGTTCGGCGCTGCAGAACGCCGCGTCGATCGCCGCGCTGTTCCTCACCACCGAGGCCGTCGTGGCGGACAAGCCGGAGAAGGCCCCGGCCGCCCCGGCTGGTCCGGGTGGCGGAGACATGGACTTCTGA